Below is a window of Pseudomonas monteilii DNA.
CGGCAGACGCTGCTGTTCTCCGCCACCTTCTCTGAGCAGATCCGTCTGCTGGCCGGCCTGGCGCTGAACGATCCGCTGAGCATCGAAGTCAGCCCGCGCAACACCACCGCCAGCACCGTCAAGCAGTGGCTGGTGACGGTGGACAAGAAGCGCAAGGCCGAGTTGTTCCTGCACCTGCTGCGCAAGCACCGCTGGAAGCACGTGCTGGTGTTCGCCAAGACTCGCAACGGTGTGGATCAACTGGTCGAGCTTCTGCAGGCCGAAGGCATCAGCGCCGACGGCATCCACGGCGACCGGCCGCAGGCCACGCGCCAGCGCGCGCTGGACACCTTCAAGGCCCGCGAGATCCAGATCCTGGTCGCCACCGACGTGGCCGCCCGGGGACTGGACATCGACGACCTGCCGCTGGTGGTCAACCTCGACTTGCCGATCGTCGCCGAGGACTACGTGCACCGCATCGGGCGTACCGGGCGGGCGGGCAACAAGGGCGAGGCGATTTCCCTTGTGTGCGCCGACGAGGTGCAACTGCTGTCGGCCATCGAAGTGCTGATCCGTCAGACCTTGCCGCGTCACGACGAGCCGGACTTCATCCCGGACCACCGTGTGCCGCTGACCGATGCCAGCGGGCAGGTGATCAAGAAGCCGAAGAAACCCAAGAAGCCCAAGGAAAACAGCGCCAAGCGCGGCCTGGGCCGCTGGATGGACAGCGACGAGACACCGGCCAAGGCGCCTGCGGTGAAGGCCGTGCGCAAGGTGCCAAGCTTCAATGGGGGAGCGCGCAAGCGCAAGCCGTGAGCGTTTCAGGCTTTTTGGGGGCTGCGGGCCCAATCGTGGCCGGTCCGGCGCCTTGGCGGAGGTCGCTCTTGCACCCGTAGTTACACCGCAGTGATACAGGCGATCGCGGTACTGTGGGAGCCACCGTCTTTTCTACTTGTTACATGCTCGACCGCATGCGGCGCCTGGCAGGGCCCTATCGCTGGCAAGCCAGCTCCCACACAGATCTCTGCAGCA
It encodes the following:
- a CDS encoding DEAD/DEAH box helicase, which encodes MTFATLGLIEPLLRTLQQRNYTTPTPIQAKAIPAVLAGRDVMAAAQTGTGKTAGFALPVLQRLTQEGGKVASNSIRALVLVPTRELAEQVHTSVREYAEHLPVSTYAVYGGVSLNPQMMRLRRGVDLLVATPGRLLDLFRQNAVTFGQVQMLVLDEADRMLDLGFAEELRAVYAALPRQRQTLLFSATFSEQIRLLAGLALNDPLSIEVSPRNTTASTVKQWLVTVDKKRKAELFLHLLRKHRWKHVLVFAKTRNGVDQLVELLQAEGISADGIHGDRPQATRQRALDTFKAREIQILVATDVAARGLDIDDLPLVVNLDLPIVAEDYVHRIGRTGRAGNKGEAISLVCADEVQLLSAIEVLIRQTLPRHDEPDFIPDHRVPLTDASGQVIKKPKKPKKPKENSAKRGLGRWMDSDETPAKAPAVKAVRKVPSFNGGARKRKP